The genomic window ATATAGAAAGCAATTATGTACAATATTCCGGCCAATTCGCCAAGAATCGATGCTCGTACGAGAAAGACGAAGCCTGGGAAGGTGAATCTGTATATTTATGCAATCACCGTCTCTTCAGAGGCTATTATGAAATTGCCTCTATATTCCAATTATATGAAAAAATGATGTACGAGTTCTGTAGGGAACTTATTAGAATACGCGTTGCAGAACTTAAAGAGGAATCAGAATCTTATTTGAATAAGACAATATTTTCTTTTCCCAATCTATCAGAATATTTTGTAGAATTTAATTTACCAGAACAAGATAGAAGTGAATTCTGCGAAAAAGTTACCGCTGATTTTGTAGACATGTTGAACCCTCTTATCCGTGGAAAGAAACTGAGAAGTCTTATGGAATTATATTTTTTAAATCATATTCAATGGAAAGAGTTAACACCAAAAATAGACCAATTTATTTTACAAAATAGACCAGAAAATCCTGAATTTTTATTTTTATTATTAATGGGACAAAATTTGGACTATTTTCCAAAGTGGACTGGGAACACAATCACCTATCCAGAAATGATAGTTGCTGCGAATCCAGTTGAAGCAGATTGCATTAAAAATTTTGATTATTTAACATTGCTCGATACGCGAGATCATTACATACACATGTGTTCCATCGACGAACAATATCTCAATGACCAGCAACCACCATATACCATGTTTATTGAAGGTCGCCAATTTATAAAAAAAATATTATTTAACCATTATTTGAGTCAGATATTCGAACTTCAAAGTAGTGTGATAACTGTCTTTAATACAGTTCTAAAAATTGTAACTGATAATTGGGAAGTATTGGTAAGCAAGTTTAAGAGAGGCGTTTTTCTTGATGAGTGGGGAATAGTGCATGATGAATCCTGGAAGAGAGAATTACGATATTTTTCAAATAATCTTATAGTTCCTTCTATAAATATC from Candidatus Woesearchaeota archaeon includes these protein-coding regions:
- a CDS encoding restriction endonuclease, translating into IESNYVQYSGQFAKNRCSYEKDEAWEGESVYLCNHRLFRGYYEIASIFQLYEKMMYEFCRELIRIRVAELKEESESYLNKTIFSFPNLSEYFVEFNLPEQDRSEFCEKVTADFVDMLNPLIRGKKLRSLMELYFLNHIQWKELTPKIDQFILQNRPENPEFLFLLLMGQNLDYFPKWTGNTITYPEMIVAANPVEADCIKNFDYLTLLDTRDHYIHMCSIDEQYLNDQQPPYTMFIEGRQFIKKILFNHYLSQIFELQSSVITVFNTVLKIVTDNWEVLVSKFKRGVFLDEWGIVHDESWKRELRYFSNNLIVPSINIDNFVLLLNFEDEAISPLFEDLTIDNQKEAFITLGCASSYEEIQEVLLSRDRVKQNRLIEECAFNICNFCIKYQNLFSSKDYQIQSSKNSIPTSGLSVTENYTDVSSQKEGIDFEFKIKSNLEKVGYAISMTPTTGDQGVDIIATRNGKKYAIQCKSYTGQVGNAAVQEVIAGRIFYDCDYACVVTDSSFTPSAYQLAAKAGVIMCANENLDPLK